The proteins below come from a single Micropterus dolomieu isolate WLL.071019.BEF.003 ecotype Adirondacks linkage group LG05, ASM2129224v1, whole genome shotgun sequence genomic window:
- the oca2 gene encoding P protein — protein MYLENKSNLEIEMSQTSPPDHQGRSSLRSPEAVAGNFGELRLLQGISERRDTQKLQQSAVLPSGQCIKHSEGFVPVRQEDGHNYSMVNILRGKPNSANITERSPLLRFSQDDSITYMTLHDPSFVGGEEPWDLEKRYRLGSEVTSLSLSRSDSSEKNEHLDNLNLNFRLTKSMRCCFRASKVATIFTIVVLCSLFFSMYPDRDNPWRMLAVSSTDSFSMNLTNFRDNALLKLQVGGPFTGGMIDLTNQEYILIQVEQTEQTGERRRRTQQVTHNWTIPLLSERSDLIQLTKTFEMISSEPIVITVQAFLQDNEVVPLSMTHQSLYVNVETQVAIAGIILTGVYVLIIFEIVHRTLAAMLGSLAALAALAVIGDRPSLVTVVEWIDYETLALLFGMMVLVAIFSETGFFDYCAVKAYQLARGRVWPMIFILCLIAAILSAFLDNVTTMMLFTPVTIRLCEVLNLDPRHVLIAEVIFTNIGGAATAVGDPPNVIIVSNQDLRKEGIDFASFTGYMFLGICLVLFTSFPFLRMLYWNKKLYNKESIEIVELKHEILVWRQTAQRINPASREETAVKCLLMQKVLNLESLLRKMMKTFHSQISQEDKNWEQNIQELQKKHRITDKVLLVKCVSVLGVVIFMFFLNSFVPSIHLDLVLINLSQDADVNLPIKPLIFALAMGACLGGNGTLIGASANVVCAGIAEQHGYGFSFMEFFRLGFPMMIMTCMIGMCYLLATHIGLGWNM, from the exons ATGTATTTGGAGAACAAAAGCAACCTAGAAATTGAGATGTCTCAGACGTCACCCCCGGACCATCAGGGCAGGAGCAGCCTGAGGTCACCAGAGGCCGTTGCAGGGAACTTTGGGGAGCTGCGTCTGCTGCAGGGCAtctcagagaggagagacaccCAGAAGCTTCAGCAGTCTGCAGTTCTTCCCTCAGGACAGTGCATCAAGCACTCTGAGGGCTTTGTCCCTGTTCGACAAGAGGATGG GCACAATTATAGCATGGTTAATATTCTCAGAGGAAAACCTAATTCAGCCAACATTACAGAGAGGTCGCCTCTGCTGAGATTCTCTCAAGATGACAG TATAACCTACATGACCCTACATGATCCCAGCTTTGTTGGAGGGGAAGAGCCCTGGGACCTGGAAAAGAGGTATCGGCTAGGCAGCGAGGTTACCAGCCTGTCCCTATCCCGCTCTGATTCCTCAGAGAAGAACGAGCATCTGGACAACCTCAACCTCAACTTCAGGCTCACCAAAAGTATGAG aTGCTGCTTCAGGGCCTCCAAAGTTGCCACAATCTTTACTATCGTTGTTCTCTGCAGT CTGTTCTTCAGTATGTATCCAGATCGAGACAACCCCTGGAGGATGTTGGCAGTCTCTTCAACAGACAGTTTCT CAATGAACTTGACAAATTTTAGAGACAATGCTTTGTTGAAGCTTCAGGTGGGAGGGCCTTTCACTGGAGGAATGATTGACCTCACCAATCAGGAGTACATACTGATCCAGGTGGAGCAGACGGAGCAGAcgggagaaaggaggaggaggactcaGCAG GTGACCCATAATTGGACCATTCCTCTACTTAGTGAACGAAGTGACCTGATACagttaacaaaaacatttgagaTGATCAGCAG TGAACCCATCGTCATCACGGTTCAGGCCTTCCTGCAGGATAATGAGGTGGTGCCGTTATCCATGACCCACCAGTCGCTCTACGTCAACGTGGAGACACAGGTGGCCATCGCTGGAATCATCCTGACTGGGGTCTATGTTCTCATCATCTTTGAG ATTGTGCACCGCACTCTGGCAGCCATGCTGGGATCGTTGGCAGCCTTAGCTGCCCTGGCTGTCATTGGTGAT CGGCCCAGTCTGGTTACTGTGGTAGAGTGGATCGACTATGAGACGCTGGCTCTCCTGTTTGGCATG ATGGTACTGGTGGCCATATTTTCAGAGACTGGCTTCTTTGATTATTGTGCTGTGAAG GCTTACCAGTTAGCCAGAGGAAGAGTGTGGCCAATGATCTTCATCCTCTGTCTCATCGCTGCCATTCTCTCTGCTTTTCTGGACAATGTGACCACTATGATGCTTTTCACCCCTGTCACCATAAG GTTGTGTGAGGTGCTTAATCTAGACCCCAGACATGTCCTGATTGCAGAAGTAATCTTCACCAACATTGGAGGGGCTGCCACAGCTGTCGGAGATCCACCCAATGTGATTATAGTATCAAATCAGGACCTGCGCAAAGAA GGGATTGATTTTGCCAGTTTCACAGGCTACATGTTCCTTGGAATATGCCTCGTCCTTTTCACCTCCTTTCCGTTCCTGCGGATGCTCTACTGGAACAAAAAACTCTATAACAAAGAGTCGATTGAAATAGTTG AACTCAAGCACGAGATCCTGGTTTGGAGGCAGACAGCTCAGCGCATTAACCCCGCTAGCCGAGAGGAGACAGCTGTGAAATGCCTCCTGATGCAAAAAGTCCTCAACCTGGAAAGTCTGCTCCGCAAGATGATGAAAACCTTCCAtag CCAAATTTCTCAAGAGGATAAGAACTGGGAGCAAAACATTCAAGAATTACAAAAGAAG CACAGAATAACTGACAAGGTCCTCTTAGTGAAGTGTGTGTCCGTCCTTGGTGTGGTGATCTTCATGTTTTTTCTCAACTCCTTCGTTCCCAGCATTCATCTTGATCTCG TTCTCATCAACCTAAGTCAGGATGCGGATGTGAACCTGCCAATAAAGCCTCTCATCTTTGCCTTGGCCATGGGAGCCTGTCTTGGGG gAAATGGCACATTGATAGGAGCATCTGCCAATGTTGTGTGTGCCGGAATCGCTGAACAACACGGCTACGGCTTTTCCTTCATGGAGTTCTTCAG